One segment of Macrotis lagotis isolate mMagLag1 chromosome 1, bilby.v1.9.chrom.fasta, whole genome shotgun sequence DNA contains the following:
- the LOC141518787 gene encoding high mobility group protein HMG-I/HMG-Y-like, with protein MSESSSKSSQPLASKQEKEGSEKRGQGRPQKQPPKEPSEAPTPKRHRGRPKGSKNKGAAKGWKATTAPGRKLRGRPKKLEKEEEEGISQESSEEEQ; from the coding sequence ATGAGTGAATCTAGTTCAAAGTCCAGCCAGCCCCTAGCCTCCAAGCAGGAGAAAGAAGGGTCTGAGAAGAGAGGGCAGGGTCGACCCCAGAAACAGCCTCCCAAGGAACCCAGTGAGGCCCCAACTCCTAAGAGACATCGGGGCAGACCAAAAGGGAGTAAGAACAAGGGGGCTGCAAAAGGCTGGAAAGCCACCACTGCACCAGGGAGGAAACTAAGAGGTAGACCCAAAAAgctggagaaagaagaagaggaggggatCTCCCAGGAGTCTTCAGAGGAGGAGCAGTAA